The proteins below are encoded in one region of Periplaneta americana isolate PAMFEO1 chromosome 11, P.americana_PAMFEO1_priV1, whole genome shotgun sequence:
- the LOC138709069 gene encoding hemolymph lipopolysaccharide-binding protein-like has protein sequence MAHFTVLLLAIYFFLCAVDLSAGQTCSSTKDNVLKFSVSSHRNLTGHWIAQLQMEHSAAQKDSGPWVVDIDHETAKCKDGESIFITATVRAPPQRPGPDYELVPELGYYKMYITGKTWTEARDICAKDGGHLLILNSELEAGVARSFWRRHPKIFDGWKNDCAYIGIHDEYIEGEYITILGTALNATGYTKWAEGEPAEGTSGNSGCVGRNGLLFDTNGMNTLAFFCEQEL, from the exons ATGGCtcatttcacagtattgttacTTGCAATCTACTTCTTCTTGTGCGCTGTTGATTTGTCTGCAGGACAAACATGTTCTTCAACGAAGGACAACGTCCTCAAGTTCTCCGTCAGCAGTCACAGAAATCTTACAGGCCATTGGATTGCTCAG TTACAAATGGAGCACAGTGCTGCACAAAAAGATTCTGGCCCCTGGGTGGTGGACATTGACCACGAAACAGCCAAATGTAAAGACGGCGAATCCATCTTCATAACTGCCACAGTCAGAG cTCCTCCTCAGAGACCAGGACCTGACTACGAATTAGTGCCAGAACTAGGGTATTACAAAATGTATATCACTGGTAAAACTTGGACTGAGGCACGAGACATCTGCGCCAAAGATGGAGGACACCTTCTCATCTTGAACTCGGAGCTGGAAGCAGGAGTTGCGAGAAGTTTCTGGAGGAGACATCCAAAGATATTTGATGGGTGGAAAAATGATTGCGCTTACATTGGAATTCACGATGAGTATATTGAAGGTGAATACATCACTATACTGG GGACAGCTCTTAATGCTACTGGATATACTAAGTGGGCAGAAGGAGAGCCAGCCGAGGGTACGTCTGGAAATTCTGGATGTGTTGGCAGAAATGGATTACTCTTCGACACCAACGGCATGAACACTCTAGCTTTCTTCTGCGAACAGGAGCTTTAG
- the LOC138709070 gene encoding hemolymph lipopolysaccharide-binding protein-like, producing MAHFTVLLLAIYFFLYAVDLSAGQICSSTKDNILKFSVSSHRNLTGHWIAQLQMEHSAAQKDSGPWVVDIDHETAKCKDGESIFITATVRAPPQRPGPDYELVPELGYYKMYITGKTWTEARDICAKDGGHLLILNSELEAGVVRSFWRRHPKIFDGWKNSCAYIGMHDEYVEGEYITILGTALNATGYTKWAEGEPAEGTSGNSGCVGRNGLLYDTNGMNTLAFFCEQEL from the exons ATGGCtcatttcacagtattgttacTTGCAATCTACTTCTTCTTGTACGCTGTTGATTTATCTGCAGGACAAATATGTTCTTCAACGAAGGACAACATCCTCAAATTCTCCGTCAGCAGCCACAGAAATCTTACAGGACATTGGATTGCTCAG TTACAAATGGAGCACAGTGCTGCACAAAAAGATTCTGGGCCCTGGGTGGTGGACATTGACCACGAAACAGCCAAGTGTAAAGACGGTGAATCCATCTTCATAACTGCCACAGTCAGAG cTCCTCCTCAGAGACCAGGACCTGACTACGAATTAGTGCCAGAACTAGGGTATTACAAAATGTATATCACTGGTAAAACTTGGACTGAGGCACGAGACATCTGCGCCAAAGATGGAGGACACCTTCTGATACTGAACTCGGAATTGGAAGCAGGAGTTGTAAGAAGTTTCTGGAGGAGACATCCAAAGATATTTGATGGATGGAAAAATTCTTGCGCTTACATTGGAATGCATGATGAGTATGTTGAAGGTGAATACATCACTATTCTAG GGACAGCTCTTAATGCTACTGGATATACTAAGTGGGCAGAAGGAGAGCCAGCCGAGGGTACGTCTGGAAATTCTGGATGTGTTGGCAGAAATGGATTACTCTACGACACCAACGGCATGAACACTCTAGCTTTCTTCTGCGAACAGGAGCTTTAG